CAACGACAACAAGAAGATCGGTAACTATGGCGCCCAGCACATCCTGTCTGGCGTTCCCAGGGCCTCCGTGACCATcctcacacactgcaacacCGGCTCGCTGGCCACGGCCGGATACGGGACCGCACTCGGTAGGACCCGGAGCCTCGGGGCGGCGAGAAGAGGGCGAAATATTGACGGCGCCGGGAACCTTTTTAATAACGACTCGTTTGTGCAGGTGTGGTGCGAAGCCTCCACGCGCTGAGCCGGCTGAAGCGCGTGTACTGCACGGAGACGAGGCCGTACAACCAGGGCTCCAGGCTGACGGCGTATGAGGCGGTAACGGAGGGAATCCCCGCTACGCTCATCACAGACAGCATGGCGGCCCTCACCATGAGAGAAATGgacatcacaggtgtgtgtgtgtgtgtgtgtgtgtgtgtcgtcgctTTTTCaaactttcctcttttttttttttaattcgcGCTAACtgttctcctccctcccagCTGTGGTGGTGGGCGCAGACCGGGTGGTTGCTAACGGCGACACGGCCAACAAGGTGGGCACATACCAGCTGGCCATCGCCGCAAAGCACCATGGGATCCCCTTCTACGTGGCGGCGCCCAGCACGTCATGCGACCTGAGCCTGGAGAGCGGCCGGGACATCATCATCGAAGTGCGTCCCCCCGAGGAGCTCACCAGCATCAACGGCATCCCCATCGCTGCCCCGGGTAAGAAGTGCAGTATGATGTCGGTGTTGTTTacaagggaggaggggggtgaggtcagaaaagttttttttaagaagTATAAAATGACAGGATTGGGTACAAACTGCGAGTTCGGGAGAGGAAAACGTGCCGCGTCAGCATCTGAGTTTGAAGAGAGTGCAAGGGCTCCACATGCCGTCTGAGGAAGGGGTCGGAGGCGTGTCTCCGGTCAGTCTAGTGTCGGTGGGTTCAGTTATTGTTTTCTCCTTATCACAACCTGTTTATGAGACCTCTTTCAATGTTTTGGATGAGTTTCTAATTAGTTTGATGCCTTTTTTATTAGATAGTGACTGTTGAGAGATGGGGAACGGTCCCAGCCCAGACTTAAACCAGAGATGCTGCAGTTCATAGTCAGCGGGGCTAAAATAAAGTGTTTCCCTGGTCTTTGTTTATAACATTGGAATGatatgcattgtgggtaagtgCCCCAGGAAAGTCTGCGTAATTGCATTGAACCCTGAGCCTGAGTCCATAAGAGCAAGACCATGTGGCCCAGTCCCAAAGGCCTTAATACTCAACCCTCAGTGACTGATGGGCATCACCTAGTAAATGTTTGAGTGGGAGAGACTAAAGCTGCGTTCTTGTTGCACCCTTAGCATGAACTCTTCAATAAAACTTCGTTCTTCTTTTTAACAACATTTATTATACAAATTCCAGGTTAAAGCAAGCATACACTGTTTTCTTCAGCCGGCTTCCCGCACCTGCTTTACACGCgcccctcttaaagagacagcgcagTTGGTATGTGCATGAAACCTTAAACACACATAATAAGAAATGGACACCGTTGAACTACATCAGTAAGAGATATGAAGTAACATTTTAGGGTACTACGttcaccaaaagcgttgcgaatattcacaccgctttactcgcccgactatttgtggtttattcgcttAATTTGCGTcttaaagggggcgtggcttatctctgtggcttgactccgtggaaacggttatcatttccttcatccaccacggaagaactaaccactagttctgcttcatacttgttgtggaaatcccacacacgtcggcaCATCAAACGccgtcgtgtttgggttcatgacatcacccgtaggctcacacagctcggtgaactTCACAGACTACGTCAGGATGACTGCCGCTTGCAGCGCTTCTAGAGTGGCACGAGGTCCGTGATGACGTCATTCTTAACCATTCgcgtctgtgcattgactttgtacGGCATCTACTCGaatttggtgtgaacgcagcataagggCTTGAACGTTTTAATAAGAATGGGTCAGCATTTTACTGCAAAATATtgcgttaccatgacaacggccAACAACATTCTGTACAATTAACTCTAAATATTTTATACTTTTCATTCCCCGCGATTTTTAAAACTACTTCCAGGCTGTTTGACGTGATattgctatgaattgtgggtaattccctcGGGCAAAGTCTGCAGAAACGCCGACTTACGGAAAAGTATTCGTAAAGGGCTCAAAATGTCTGCGAGAGACTCAAAATACGGACGATGGGCCGGCGGGACAGAACTACATCCTCACCGACTTTGAGAGGGCCTCAAAGTCTGAGAATGTGAAGACTGAGACTGAGACTGAGACGGGGATCTGGGCCTGCGTGTGTTTCTGGGTCGGTTTGTTAGCTCTGAATTGAGTCATTCGATCTCTAATTACGTTGCCAGAGCGGAGAAGTGtttagtgacatcacagtaattAAAGAACACATTTAATGAGCACACAGGCCCCCGGAGGAGGATGTGTGCTTCACGTTGCTCCGCTCGcactcctctctggtcctcctcgTACATGGCAATTAATTGAAGCGTCGCCCGTGTAGCCGAAGCCTGAAATAGGTTCTCCCTCTCTTGAGCTCCAGAGAGGTCCAACAACTATTTCAGTGGTTTAGCTACAATTAATGCATAAATAGATGAAGTTGGCTATGAAACTTCTGAATTGGCAATATATAATGGATACATTATAAATGGatgattttaaaatataaaaataaaatggaagaaTAAATAGTTGATAtagttaataataaataatatagcgATAATGGTTTAAATAGTTGGCTAAAAGTATCCGATAAACAATGTTTTAAGTAATAAATAATCAATTGAAATAGTTGGCTAACAATGGGTAGCTAAATTACATAGTGGTTCAAATAAATAGCTCAAACtggtagaataataataataatggattctatttgtaaggcactcttcatccaagaatctcagagtgccacagagccagaACATTGTTAAGACTAACTATAATAAAATATTCATGaacgccttcctgaataaaaaggtttttaggccggTCTCAAAAGAGTCCAGTGTCTGTGTTGCCCTGAGGTGGTCAGGGAGATGTTCTATCCCAATACAATGCACACTTAAATCTATGCAGGGAAGTTATTTTAGGTACTAATTTATTTTCAACAGTTGGCTAAAATGAATGGATAAAATAACCGGTTAACTGACTCGTAATAGGATAAAAGGTAAACTCTGAGAGCTTAGAGTCAATCTAAATGGTTATTTGGTTGAAGGGTAACTTCAGGGTCATCTGCTGATCTCGAGTTGTTCTGTAACCGTGTCTCTGATTCCCGTTGGCTGCAGGCATCGAGGTGTGGAACCCGGCCTTCGACGTGACCCCTCACCAGCTCATCACCGGAGGCATCATCACCGAGCTGGGGGTCTTCCTCCCCTCCGAGCTCCAGGCAGCGCTCACCGGCCGCCTCACTGCCCTCTAGATCCACTCAGCGCCACCTGCCGGTCCGTGTGCACCACTGCAACCTTCAcgtcacacactcagacactcattTCATcacggaacacacacacacacacacacactgtctttgTTGTGGTTTAGTTTTCGGTCGACGCACAATCACTGCTACATGTCAGCGGTGCACACGGAAGAAGAAACGTTcttcagtctctcacacacacacacacacacacacactcactgcagggagtcaagcagacacacacgtgCAGTCTCCCCTTTCTTTTACGTCCTGTTTGTTTTCTGTGGTGTGATCATTTCAGCTTTTTCCTTCCCATCTTTCGTTCTCTCTCGCCGCCTCGTTCTTCTTTCTAAGTAGCTTCGGCAACGACAGACGGCGCTCAGCTGGACTCGATCCCGTCAATTCTAtttggcaaaaaaacaaacctaTTAAGTAATTCTTCTTAAACTACAAACA
The nucleotide sequence above comes from Pseudoliparis swirei isolate HS2019 ecotype Mariana Trench chromosome 24, NWPU_hadal_v1, whole genome shotgun sequence. Encoded proteins:
- the mri1 gene encoding methylthioribose-1-phosphate isomerase gives rise to the protein MTLEAIRYRSGSLQILNQLLLPHQTEYEELRSVQDAFEAIKSMKVRGAPAIAIVGCLSLAVELRAGAGGDDPVTFIRESLCHLTSARPTAVNMGRAARELMEFAENESMEKNSEQLRESVISWIEDMLERDVNDNKKIGNYGAQHILSGVPRASVTILTHCNTGSLATAGYGTALGVVRSLHALSRLKRVYCTETRPYNQGSRLTAYEAVTEGIPATLITDSMAALTMREMDITAVVVGADRVVANGDTANKVGTYQLAIAAKHHGIPFYVAAPSTSCDLSLESGRDIIIEVRPPEELTSINGIPIAAPGIEVWNPAFDVTPHQLITGGIITELGVFLPSELQAALTGRLTAL